Proteins encoded together in one Ipomoea triloba cultivar NCNSP0323 chromosome 4, ASM357664v1 window:
- the LOC116017470 gene encoding neoxanthin synthase, chloroplastic-like, which translates to MMATLLSPSIPSSLIPKSLCSPKSPFLSPPTQRKSCSQAVKSTGKFGSFLDLEPTSKPESLGLDLSWHDPGSVRPQFDVIVVGAGPAGLRLAEQVSRYGIKVCCVDPSPLSMWPNNYGVWVDEFESLGLEDCLDKTWPMASVYINDHNTKYLDRAYGRVSRKRLKLRLLSECMNNNVKFYKARVWKVEHQEFESCVTCDDGRKLKASLVVDASGFASSFIEYDKPRNHGYQIAHGILAEVDAHPFDLDKMVLMDWRDSHLGNEPYLRESNSRIPTFLYAMPFGSNLVFLEETSLVSRPFLSYMEVKKRMVARLRHLGIKVRSVIEDEKCLIPMGGPLPRIPQDVLAIGGNSGIVHPSTGYMVARTMAIAPIVAEAIAECLGSTRMIRGTQLYQRVWNGLWPMERKCVREFYSFGMETLLKLDLNGTRRFFDAFFDLNPHYWHGFLSSRLSLRELIMLSLSLFGHASNLSKLDIVTKCPAPLVRMVGNLALETI; encoded by the coding sequence ATGATGGCGACTCTGCTTAGCCCTTCAATCCCTTCTTCTCTGATTCCCAAATCTCTCTGCTCGCCAAAATCCCCATTTCTCAGTCCACCCACCCAGAGAAAGTCTTGTAGTCAAGCAGTGAAAAGCACTGGTAAATTTGGTAGCTTTCTTGACTTGGAACCCACATCAAAGCCAGAGTCTTTAGGTCTTGATCTTTCCTGGCATGATCCCGGTTCAGTCCGGCCGCAATTCGACGTGATAGTTGTCGGCGCCGGCCCGGCCGGCCTCCGGCTAGCCGAGCAAGTTTCCCGGTATGGGATCAAGGTATGTTGTGTTGATCCTTCACCTCTTTCCATGTGGCCTAATAACTATGGGGTTTGGGTTGATGAGTTTGAGAGCTTAGGGTTAGAGGATTGTCTTGATAAAACATGGCCCATGGCTAgtgtttacatcaatgatcacaATACTAAGTACTTGGATAGGGCATATGGGAGAGTGAGTAGGAAAAGGTTGAAGTTAAGGTTGTTGAGTGAGTGTATGAATAACAATGTTAAGTTCTATAAAGCTAGGGTTTGGAAAGTGGAGCATCAAGAATTTGAGTCTTGTGTTACATGTGATGATGGTCGGAAGTTAAAAGCGAGTTTGGTAGTTGATGCGAGTGGGTTTGCTAGTAGCTTTATAGAGTATGATAAGCCAAGAAACCATGGGTATCAAATTGCTCATGGCATTTTGGCTGAGGTGGATGCTCATCCATTTGATTTAGACAAGATGGTGTTGATGGATTGGAGGGATTCGCATTTGGGGAACGAGCCCTATTTGCGCGAAAGCAATTCAAGGATTCCCACGTTTTTGTATGCAATGCCGTTTGGCTCGAATTTGGTGTTCTTGGAGGAAACCTCGCTCGTTAGCCGGCCATTCTTGTCATACATGGAAGTGAAGAAAAGAATGGTGGCAAGGTTAAGGCATTTAGGGATTAAGGTGAGGAGTGTTATAGAGGATGAGAAGTGCTTGATCCCCATGGGAGGTCCTCTACCGCGAATTCCTCAGGATGTTTTGGCAATCGGGGGGAACTCGGGGATCGTTCACCCTTCCACGGGGTACATGGTTGCGAGGACTATGGCAATAGCACCAATAGTAGCCGAGGCCATAGCTGAGTGCCTTGGCTCAACCAGAATGATCCGAGGGACACAACTTTATCAACGAGTTTGGAATGGATTGTGGCCCATGGAGAGGAAATGCGTGAGGGAGTTTTACTCTTTCGGAATGGAGACATTGCTGAAGCTCGATTTGAATGGGACTAGGCGGTTCTTTGACGCTTTCTTTGACCTCAATCCTCACTACTGGCACGGCTTCCTCTCCTCAAGATTGTCGCTTAGAGAGCTTATTATGTTGAGCTTGTCCCTCTTTGGGCATGCCTCTAATCTGTCTAAGTTAGATATTGTCACCAAATGCCCTGCTCCCTTGGTTAGAATGGTGGGCAATTTGGCACTTGAAACCATTTAA
- the LOC116017471 gene encoding casparian strip membrane protein 3-like, translating to MDSGKSNGETAILMPESNKSSKGKATIIATTKAVPLQQQGGGGGRRGFAIFDFILRLCALVTTLAAAATMATTDQSLPFFNQFIQFQASYDDFPTFSYFVIANAIASGYLVLSLPFSIICIVRPVAVGARLLLLILDTVMTGFTTAAAAAAASISYLAHTGNSTANWFAVCSQFTDFCQRVSGAVVASLIAAVIFIFLVILSGISLTRQQRH from the exons ATGGATTCAGGGAAAAGCAATGGCGAAACAGCAATCCTTATGCCAGAGTCCAACAAGTCGAGCAAGGGTAAAGCCACCATCATTGCCACCACAAAAGCTGTTCCTCTCCAGCAGcaagggggagggggagggagAAGAGGCTTTGCGATTTTCGACTTCATTTTAAGGCTGTGCGCACTGGTAACTACCTTAGCTGCAGCAGCTACCATGGCAACTACTGATCAAAGTCTCCCTTTCTTCAACCAGTTCATCCAGTTCCAAGCAAGCTATGACGATTTCCCCACTTTCTC GTATTTTGTGATTGCAAACGCCATAGCTAGCGGATACCTTGTTCTCTCATTGCCGTTCTCCATTATCTGCATCGTTCGACCAGTTGCAGTCGGAGCAAGACTTCTCCTCCTCATACTCGACACCGTGATGACGGGTTTCACAACAGCGGCCGCTGCTGCTGCCGCCTCCATATCGTACTTGGCGCACACCGGCAATTCCACGGCGAACTGGTTTGCCGTTTGCTCGCAGTTCACCGACTTCTGCCAGCGAGTTAGCGGGGCGGTGGTGGCGTCGTTAATTGCAGCGgtcatcttcatcttcctcgTCATTCTTTCCGGCATCTCTCTCACAAGGCAGCAGCGCCACTAA